In Methylacidiphilum infernorum V4, a single window of DNA contains:
- a CDS encoding tetratricopeptide repeat protein: MEFYELGNEALAVGELEKARFYYEKSVECDPSYFEGWQALAMAYYKLGEYEKAVNANKKAIELRPNDSMVWTSLSLAYIRMGNKIEAEKASLRARILSWKNKS; the protein is encoded by the coding sequence ATGGAATTTTATGAATTGGGCAACGAGGCCCTCGCTGTGGGAGAGCTCGAAAAAGCAAGGTTTTATTATGAAAAGAGTGTAGAATGCGATCCTTCCTATTTTGAAGGATGGCAAGCGTTGGCGATGGCTTATTATAAACTGGGAGAATACGAAAAAGCGGTCAACGCCAATAAAAAAGCGATCGAATTACGCCCCAATGATTCTATGGTGTGGACCAGTCTCTCTTTGGCTTATATAAGGATGGGAAACAAGATCGAAGCTGAAAAAGCTTCTCTCAGGGCTCGAATCTTATCGTGGAAAAATAAATCATAA
- the groL gene encoding chaperonin GroEL (60 kDa chaperone family; promotes refolding of misfolded polypeptides especially under stressful conditions; forms two stacked rings of heptamers to form a barrel-shaped 14mer; ends can be capped by GroES; misfolded proteins enter the barrel where they are refolded when GroES binds), producing MAAKQLIFDESARHALLRGVEKLSKAVKCTLGPAGRNVILDKKFGSPTITKDGVTVAKEVELEDPWENMGAQLVKEVASKTSDVAGDGTTTATVLAESIYKEGLKNVTAGANPMDLKRGVDKAVQAVVKQLKEISHIVKGKEEIKQVATVSANWDTSIGEIIADALDKVGKDGTVTVEEAKHIETTLEVVEGMQFDRGYISPYFVTNAEELEAVLENAYILIHEKKISNLKDLLPLLEKIAKAGRPLLIIAEDVEGEALATLVVNKLRGTLQVCAVKAPGFGDRRKAMLEDIAILTGGRCLTEDLGIKLENVQLEDLGRAKRIIVEKENTTIIEGSGSRSEIQGRINQIRRQIEETTSDYDREKLQERLAKLAGGVAVIHVGAATETELKEKKARVEDALHATRAAVEEGIVPGGGVALLRCQKAIEGLSLKGDEQIGANIVYKALEYPLKTLADNAGLEGSVIVNEVKAKKGNEGFDVAKRSYVDMFEAGIVDPTKVTRTALENAASIAGLLLTTEAMVTEIPEKEKKPATPAGAGGMGDMEY from the coding sequence ATGGCTGCTAAACAACTGATTTTTGATGAATCTGCAAGGCATGCCTTGTTGCGTGGTGTTGAGAAGTTAAGCAAGGCGGTAAAGTGCACGCTTGGACCTGCAGGACGTAACGTGATTCTCGACAAGAAATTTGGTTCTCCAACGATCACTAAGGATGGGGTAACCGTAGCTAAAGAAGTTGAATTGGAAGATCCGTGGGAAAATATGGGGGCACAGCTTGTAAAAGAGGTGGCCTCGAAAACAAGTGACGTTGCCGGGGATGGAACAACGACGGCCACCGTTCTTGCTGAATCCATCTACAAGGAGGGATTAAAGAACGTCACGGCAGGCGCTAACCCCATGGATCTTAAGCGGGGGGTTGACAAGGCAGTTCAAGCCGTTGTCAAACAGCTTAAAGAAATATCCCACATTGTAAAAGGGAAAGAGGAAATCAAGCAGGTGGCGACCGTTTCCGCTAATTGGGATACTTCGATCGGAGAGATTATTGCCGATGCCCTGGATAAAGTAGGTAAAGATGGGACGGTAACGGTTGAAGAAGCCAAGCACATAGAAACGACTCTTGAAGTGGTTGAAGGAATGCAGTTCGACAGGGGTTATATTTCACCCTACTTTGTAACGAATGCCGAAGAGCTAGAGGCGGTGTTGGAGAATGCCTACATCCTGATCCATGAGAAAAAGATCTCCAACCTGAAGGATCTTTTGCCCCTGCTTGAAAAAATTGCCAAGGCGGGCAGGCCCTTGCTGATTATTGCCGAGGATGTAGAAGGCGAAGCCTTGGCTACGCTTGTGGTGAACAAGTTAAGGGGGACACTGCAAGTTTGTGCCGTTAAAGCCCCTGGCTTCGGGGACAGGCGCAAGGCGATGCTCGAGGATATCGCTATTTTAACGGGAGGCCGTTGCTTGACCGAAGACCTGGGCATAAAGCTGGAAAACGTTCAGCTTGAAGACCTGGGTAGGGCAAAGAGGATAATCGTGGAGAAAGAAAATACGACGATTATCGAAGGCTCGGGATCAAGAAGCGAGATCCAAGGGAGAATTAACCAGATCAGAAGACAGATCGAAGAAACGACTTCTGATTACGATCGTGAAAAACTCCAGGAAAGGCTCGCCAAGTTAGCCGGTGGAGTTGCCGTTATACACGTGGGTGCGGCTACAGAAACCGAGCTCAAGGAGAAGAAAGCCAGGGTTGAGGATGCCCTGCATGCAACGAGAGCCGCTGTTGAAGAGGGTATCGTTCCCGGTGGTGGAGTGGCTCTCCTGCGTTGCCAGAAAGCCATCGAGGGGCTTTCTCTAAAAGGAGATGAGCAGATTGGAGCCAATATCGTTTATAAGGCTTTAGAATACCCTCTGAAAACTCTTGCCGATAATGCTGGACTTGAGGGAAGCGTCATCGTCAACGAGGTGAAAGCCAAGAAAGGGAACGAAGGCTTTGACGTTGCGAAACGTTCCTACGTGGACATGTTCGAAGCCGGCATCGTGGATCCGACGAAGGTAACGAGGACGGCCCTTGAGAATGCAGCTTCCATCGCCGGTTTGCTCCTGACAACCGAGGCCATGGTCACAGAAATTCCTGAAAAGGAAAAGAAACCGGCCACGCCTGCGGGTGCGGGAGGAATGGGAGACATGGAATATTGA
- the dnaK gene encoding molecular chaperone DnaK produces the protein MAHVLGIDLGTTNSCMAIVEGGQPVVLENSEGARTTPSIVAFTKSGERLVGQAAKRQAITNSKNTIYSIKRFIGRKFSEVQEEIKRVPYKVIEGKNGDCAVEVEVAGERRVYTPQEISAFILMKLKADAESKLGEKITQAVITVPAYFNDSQRQATKAAGEIAGLEVLRIINEPTAASLAYGLDKKKDERIAVYDLGGGTFDISVLEIGEGVFEVKATNGDTHLGGDDWDAAIMEWIISDFKKETGIDLHGQPDAVQRIKEEAEKAKIALSSALEYEINLPFITADQTGPKHIQKKLTRAKLEQLTEHLAERTVQPVLNCLKDAKLTAADIDELVLVGGMTRMPKIIEIARKLIGREPHKGVNPDEVVAVGAAIQGAVLKGQVKDVLLLDVTPLTLSIETAGGIATPMIPRNTTIPTRKSQIFSTFSDNQPSVEIKVLQGERPMARDNKLLGVFHLDGIPPAPRGVPQIEVTFDIDANGILHVSAKDLGTGREQKITITGSSGLSKEEIERMTKEAEAYREQDLKNKERAEAKNNADNAAYQAEKLLREYGDKVDSAKKMEVEKCIEKVREVIKGDDTEAIKRAMDELNEKVQAISVEMYRAASSKASAASSPPPPPGAGGQKSDVIDAEFEKVDKDKPQA, from the coding sequence ATGGCACATGTACTCGGTATCGATTTAGGAACGACGAACTCCTGCATGGCGATCGTCGAGGGAGGACAACCCGTTGTCTTGGAGAATTCGGAAGGAGCGAGAACCACTCCTTCCATTGTTGCTTTTACCAAAAGTGGGGAAAGATTGGTTGGCCAGGCGGCGAAAAGACAGGCGATCACCAATTCCAAAAACACCATTTATTCTATCAAGAGGTTTATTGGAAGGAAGTTTAGTGAAGTTCAAGAAGAAATTAAAAGGGTTCCTTACAAGGTCATAGAAGGCAAAAATGGAGATTGCGCGGTTGAAGTCGAGGTAGCGGGAGAGAGAAGGGTTTATACCCCCCAGGAAATATCCGCTTTTATCTTAATGAAATTGAAAGCGGATGCCGAATCTAAACTGGGGGAAAAGATTACACAGGCGGTGATCACCGTACCTGCTTATTTTAACGACAGTCAAAGACAGGCGACTAAAGCTGCGGGAGAAATTGCCGGTTTGGAAGTGTTGAGGATCATCAACGAACCGACGGCCGCTTCCTTGGCTTATGGGTTGGATAAAAAGAAAGATGAAAGAATCGCGGTGTATGATCTTGGGGGAGGAACTTTCGATATTTCTGTCTTGGAGATTGGCGAAGGGGTCTTTGAGGTCAAGGCCACGAATGGGGATACCCATTTGGGAGGTGATGACTGGGATGCCGCCATTATGGAGTGGATTATCAGTGATTTTAAAAAGGAAACGGGCATAGATCTTCACGGGCAACCCGATGCGGTGCAGAGGATTAAAGAAGAAGCTGAGAAGGCAAAGATCGCCCTATCCTCGGCGCTCGAATACGAAATAAACCTACCCTTTATTACCGCCGATCAAACGGGTCCAAAGCATATTCAAAAGAAATTAACCCGGGCGAAGCTTGAACAGTTGACCGAACATCTTGCCGAAAGGACTGTGCAGCCCGTTTTGAATTGCTTGAAGGATGCCAAGTTAACCGCCGCGGATATCGATGAGCTTGTCTTGGTTGGAGGCATGACCCGGATGCCTAAAATCATCGAGATCGCCCGAAAGCTGATCGGCAGAGAACCTCATAAAGGGGTCAATCCCGATGAGGTCGTAGCGGTCGGAGCGGCCATCCAGGGAGCGGTGCTCAAGGGCCAGGTCAAAGATGTTCTTCTTTTGGATGTGACTCCCCTTACTCTTTCCATAGAGACGGCCGGAGGCATTGCCACCCCGATGATTCCTCGCAATACGACCATACCTACCCGGAAATCGCAAATTTTCAGTACCTTTTCGGATAACCAGCCGAGCGTGGAGATCAAGGTCCTTCAAGGGGAAAGGCCGATGGCCAGGGATAACAAGCTTTTGGGGGTGTTTCACCTCGACGGCATACCGCCGGCTCCCCGCGGAGTGCCCCAAATCGAAGTGACCTTCGATATCGATGCCAACGGGATTCTTCATGTTTCTGCGAAGGACCTGGGAACGGGAAGAGAACAAAAAATTACCATTACGGGCTCCAGTGGACTTTCCAAGGAAGAAATCGAGAGAATGACCAAGGAAGCCGAGGCTTACAGGGAGCAAGACCTGAAGAACAAGGAGAGAGCCGAGGCAAAAAACAATGCGGACAATGCCGCATACCAGGCAGAAAAGCTTTTGCGCGAATACGGGGATAAAGTCGATTCGGCTAAGAAAATGGAGGTTGAAAAGTGTATCGAAAAGGTGCGGGAGGTCATAAAAGGGGATGATACCGAGGCCATCAAAAGAGCCATGGATGAACTTAATGAAAAGGTTCAGGCCATATCCGTGGAAATGTATAGGGCTGCTTCATCCAAGGCTTCTGCGGCTTCTTCTCCTCCCCCTCCTCCGGGAGCTGGAGGGCAGAAATCGGATGTTATCGATGCCGAATTTGAAAAGGTGGATAAGGATAAACCCCAAGCTTAG
- the mpl gene encoding UDP-N-acetylmuramate:L-alanyl-gamma-D-glutamyl-meso-diaminopimelate ligase, translating to MATIDLLFSKDLRFHFLGICGTAMGAVASMLKELGYEVGGSDENVYPPLSTFLTQQGISIKEGYKAQNLPQDRAGTVVVVGNVIKRGNPELEAVLEKKYLFLSLPEVLKFFFLQGKQNIVVSGTHGKTTTSSLLAWIFESASLNPSFLIGGLPKNFTSGCRYTRGDYWILEGDEYDTAYFDKRSKFLHYLPQTVIINNIEYDHADIFANLGEILLAFKRLIQLIPRNGHLIIPEDDPNIVELAKSSLAPVYTVGFGKEAEFRITDVLYDQRGSRFRMLGEEFFLPVPGEYNVRNAAMCLAAAKLYGIKPEQISQGFASFLGVKRRLEVLGEACGIQVLDDFGHHPTAIYKTIQAVRQRYPSRRLWAVFEPRSNTTRRAVFQQELPQALAGADGVVISEVANKDGLSPSERLKPEQIAQELGKKGIPSFFCASPQEILQKLLEVLRAGDIVVFFSNGSFHGIPYRLVEILNNKKDHFDQSHGTK from the coding sequence ATGGCCACAATAGACCTGCTCTTTAGTAAAGATTTGCGTTTTCATTTCCTAGGCATTTGCGGAACGGCCATGGGTGCGGTAGCCTCGATGCTCAAGGAATTGGGCTACGAGGTAGGCGGCTCCGATGAAAATGTCTATCCTCCCCTATCCACTTTTTTGACCCAGCAAGGCATTAGCATCAAGGAAGGCTATAAGGCCCAGAATCTTCCCCAAGATAGAGCGGGAACCGTTGTCGTTGTGGGAAATGTCATTAAAAGAGGAAACCCTGAATTAGAAGCGGTTTTAGAAAAAAAATACCTCTTTTTATCCTTGCCGGAAGTCTTGAAATTTTTCTTTCTTCAAGGCAAACAGAATATCGTTGTCAGTGGCACTCATGGCAAAACGACGACGAGCTCCCTCTTGGCGTGGATTTTTGAATCGGCCTCCCTCAATCCTTCGTTCCTTATCGGGGGATTGCCCAAAAACTTTACTTCGGGATGTCGATATACCCGGGGAGATTATTGGATTTTAGAAGGGGATGAGTACGACACGGCCTATTTTGATAAAAGGAGCAAGTTTCTGCATTATCTTCCCCAGACTGTGATTATAAACAACATAGAATATGACCATGCCGACATATTCGCCAACCTGGGAGAGATTCTGCTTGCTTTTAAGAGACTGATCCAGCTTATTCCGAGAAACGGGCATTTGATTATTCCTGAGGATGATCCCAACATTGTTGAACTCGCCAAGAGTTCTCTTGCCCCGGTATATACCGTAGGCTTTGGGAAAGAAGCGGAATTTAGAATTACAGATGTGCTCTATGATCAAAGGGGAAGTCGCTTTCGGATGCTTGGCGAAGAGTTTTTTTTGCCTGTTCCCGGTGAATATAATGTCAGGAATGCGGCGATGTGCCTTGCTGCGGCCAAGCTTTACGGGATAAAGCCTGAGCAAATTTCCCAAGGATTTGCTTCGTTCCTGGGTGTAAAGCGTAGGCTGGAGGTTTTGGGAGAAGCCTGCGGCATACAAGTATTAGACGATTTTGGTCATCATCCGACGGCAATATATAAAACGATCCAGGCTGTAAGACAACGTTATCCCTCTAGAAGGCTGTGGGCCGTTTTTGAACCCAGGAGCAATACGACCCGGAGGGCTGTTTTTCAGCAAGAGTTACCCCAAGCCCTGGCTGGAGCCGATGGAGTGGTTATCAGTGAAGTGGCGAACAAGGACGGATTATCCCCTTCCGAAAGACTCAAGCCTGAACAGATCGCCCAGGAACTCGGCAAAAAGGGAATACCTTCCTTTTTCTGTGCTTCCCCTCAAGAAATCCTTCAAAAGCTGCTCGAAGTTTTAAGAGCTGGAGACATTGTTGTATTTTTTAGCAACGGCTCCTTCCATGGGATCCCTTATCGGCTGGTTGAAATATTGAACAATAAAAAGGATCATTTTGACCAATCCCATGGGACAAAATGA
- the cobA gene encoding uroporphyrinogen-III C-methyltransferase: MEIKEGSRGKVYLVGAGPGDPSLLTLKAKELIEKADILLYDYLCNPEILDWASDHCTKVYVGKMAGKAAYSQRDIEEMLIAKATEGQLVVRLKGGDPFLFGRGGEEAEALKRAGIDFEIVPGVSSALAVPAYAGIPLTHRNWASMLTIVTGHEDPQKGATSVDWEALAQVKGTKVILMGVERLASIARNLIERGMNPQTPVAVITWGTLPSQKVVTLSLEDIVQGRHPGFDPPAVIVMGEVVRLREELQWFEKKPLYGQRVVVTRTKEGSARIAKKLQELGAEVLEIPTIRIVPSSLGDEQIRRLKKIEAFYDWLLFTSPTGVEIFFGHYLRLTGDIRGLKGIKIGAIGLTTAQAIGRYHLAVEVIPEKFTSMDLARCFLGKNIEGERFLLPRSTMADEGIVKFLTSLGACVEQWALYDIQPETEDFRGGREKFQKEGADWILFASASSVKYWNRLNLSCHDTSLLPKVISIGPQTTRALQDLHQEVYRESKIHTIDGLIETLLEEIKRKKKKD; encoded by the coding sequence ATGGAAATAAAAGAGGGAAGCCGTGGCAAGGTATATCTCGTAGGAGCGGGTCCGGGGGATCCCTCGTTGTTAACCCTCAAGGCAAAGGAGCTTATCGAAAAAGCCGATATCCTGTTATACGATTATCTTTGTAATCCCGAAATCTTGGATTGGGCTTCCGACCATTGCACCAAGGTCTATGTAGGGAAAATGGCGGGGAAAGCCGCCTATTCTCAAAGGGACATAGAAGAGATGCTCATAGCCAAGGCAACGGAAGGCCAGTTGGTCGTTCGGCTGAAAGGAGGAGATCCCTTTTTATTCGGTCGAGGCGGGGAAGAAGCGGAAGCTTTGAAGAGGGCGGGGATCGATTTCGAAATTGTTCCTGGAGTGAGTTCCGCTTTGGCTGTTCCTGCTTATGCCGGCATTCCGCTCACGCACCGGAATTGGGCATCGATGCTGACGATTGTTACGGGGCATGAAGATCCGCAAAAAGGGGCGACGTCGGTGGACTGGGAAGCCCTTGCGCAAGTAAAGGGTACCAAGGTGATCTTGATGGGGGTGGAACGACTCGCTTCAATAGCTCGTAACCTTATCGAGCGGGGAATGAATCCTCAAACACCGGTTGCGGTGATTACTTGGGGGACTTTACCCAGCCAGAAGGTGGTTACATTAAGTCTAGAGGATATCGTCCAAGGCAGGCATCCCGGGTTTGACCCCCCCGCTGTGATCGTGATGGGAGAGGTGGTTCGCCTGAGGGAGGAATTGCAATGGTTTGAAAAAAAACCACTCTATGGACAGAGGGTCGTTGTGACAAGAACCAAGGAAGGTTCGGCTAGGATAGCCAAAAAGCTACAGGAACTCGGTGCCGAAGTTCTAGAAATCCCCACGATCCGAATCGTTCCCAGCTCTTTAGGGGATGAGCAAATCCGGAGGTTAAAAAAAATTGAGGCCTTTTACGATTGGCTCCTTTTTACTAGTCCAACGGGAGTAGAAATATTTTTTGGACACTATCTCCGGCTTACGGGGGATATTCGAGGGCTGAAAGGCATCAAGATCGGGGCTATCGGTTTAACTACGGCTCAAGCTATCGGCCGTTATCATCTCGCCGTAGAGGTGATTCCTGAAAAGTTTACCTCCATGGATCTCGCCCGCTGTTTTTTAGGGAAAAATATAGAAGGAGAACGTTTTTTGCTTCCCCGCAGCACCATGGCTGATGAGGGCATTGTGAAGTTTTTAACGAGTCTTGGAGCTTGCGTGGAACAATGGGCTCTTTACGATATCCAGCCGGAAACCGAAGATTTTCGAGGCGGTAGAGAGAAATTTCAAAAAGAAGGAGCAGACTGGATTTTATTTGCCAGTGCCAGTTCTGTTAAATATTGGAACAGGCTTAATCTCAGTTGTCATGATACCTCTCTATTACCCAAGGTTATAAGCATTGGACCACAAACGACTCGAGCTCTCCAAGACCTTCATCAAGAAGTTTATCGCGAATCAAAAATCCACACTATCGACGGCTTGATTGAGACTCTCCTTGAGGAAATTAAAAGAAAGAAGAAGAAAGATTAA
- the hemC gene encoding hydroxymethylbilane synthase codes for MKPLIIGSRGSRLALIQAQLIVDSLKKEYPLLDIQIRVIKTTGDHLEAQPIRDIDQRGIFTKEIENKLLEGEIDLAVHSLKDLQVELHPRLVIAAIPPREDPRDCWISLQHPHPSSLQAGAIVVTGSPRRANQLLRKRPDLRIVPVRGNVESRLRKLRENRQWQGTVLALAGIKRLGIDISSFFCTPLSMDWMLPAPGQGALALQARIEDKHTQSLVKHLNDFSTACAVTAERVFLHELGGGCRTAVGARAEVEGSRLVLEGIWWPQQAIEPKEGKVVGEIHRAEDLGKKLADLLKNL; via the coding sequence GTGAAACCCCTTATTATTGGTAGTCGAGGAAGTCGATTGGCTTTAATCCAGGCTCAGCTCATTGTCGACAGCCTGAAGAAAGAATATCCTCTACTGGATATCCAGATCCGAGTGATCAAGACGACGGGGGACCACTTGGAGGCGCAGCCTATTAGGGATATCGACCAAAGGGGGATTTTCACAAAGGAAATCGAAAACAAGCTCTTGGAAGGGGAAATCGACCTTGCCGTTCACAGCTTGAAAGATCTCCAAGTAGAATTGCATCCCCGGCTTGTGATTGCAGCGATCCCCCCTAGAGAAGATCCTCGCGATTGTTGGATAAGCCTGCAACACCCTCATCCTTCTTCTCTTCAGGCTGGCGCGATCGTCGTTACAGGCAGTCCCAGGAGGGCGAATCAACTTTTACGAAAAAGACCGGATTTAAGGATTGTCCCTGTCCGGGGCAATGTCGAAAGCCGCCTTAGAAAACTAAGAGAAAATCGACAATGGCAGGGAACGGTACTGGCCTTGGCGGGAATAAAGAGGTTAGGGATCGATATTTCTTCATTTTTTTGTACGCCCTTGAGCATGGATTGGATGTTGCCTGCTCCAGGACAAGGCGCTTTAGCTCTCCAAGCGCGCATTGAAGATAAACACACCCAGAGTCTCGTCAAGCACCTGAACGATTTTTCGACGGCTTGCGCGGTTACGGCTGAAAGGGTATTTCTCCATGAATTGGGCGGAGGATGTAGAACGGCTGTTGGAGCTAGAGCGGAAGTCGAAGGTTCTCGATTGGTCCTGGAAGGAATCTGGTGGCCACAGCAAGCTATCGAACCGAAAGAGGGAAAAGTCGTGGGAGAAATCCATCGAGCCGAGGACCTGGGGAAGAAGTTAGCCGATCTCTTAAAAAACCTGTAG
- the groES gene encoding co-chaperone GroES: MVEPKIRPLGERVLVKLIEEQEVRKGGIIIPDTAKEKPQEATVIAVGPGKLDENGKRIPIEVKKGDKVLISKYGGTEVKIDGESFQILREDDILAIIEG, translated from the coding sequence ATGGTTGAACCAAAAATTCGTCCTTTAGGTGAGCGTGTTTTAGTCAAGCTCATCGAAGAACAGGAAGTAAGAAAAGGGGGAATCATTATCCCAGATACAGCCAAGGAAAAACCCCAGGAAGCCACGGTTATCGCTGTTGGCCCCGGGAAATTGGATGAAAATGGGAAAAGGATTCCTATCGAGGTAAAGAAAGGGGACAAGGTCCTCATTAGCAAGTATGGGGGAACGGAAGTCAAAATCGATGGAGAATCCTTCCAGATTCTTCGTGAAGATGACATTTTAGCCATTATTGAAGGATAA
- a CDS encoding HU family DNA-binding protein, giving the protein MANEEKKRFNKASLVEVVQKNMGKDTTKALAEKSVDAVINGLKTGVLKNGIVQLIGFGTFRVITRKARMGVNPKTGEKIKIKASKTVRFSPGKELKEKL; this is encoded by the coding sequence ATGGCAAACGAAGAAAAAAAAAGATTTAATAAAGCGAGTCTTGTGGAAGTCGTCCAAAAAAATATGGGGAAAGACACCACCAAGGCCTTGGCTGAAAAATCCGTGGATGCCGTCATTAACGGCCTAAAGACCGGAGTACTGAAAAACGGGATTGTCCAGTTAATCGGTTTTGGGACATTCCGTGTCATTACAAGAAAAGCAAGAATGGGGGTCAATCCTAAAACGGGAGAAAAAATCAAAATCAAGGCTTCCAAAACCGTGCGTTTTTCTCCGGGCAAAGAATTAAAAGAAAAGTTATAA
- the ygfZ gene encoding CAF17-like 4Fe-4S cluster assembly/insertion protein YgfZ produces MNEKKLYESLVQGNPGWCELSGQAIWRISGRDRIKYLNGQLPADIASLPPGCALQTAALNRKGRMDCELWIAHHPEFLFVDCPKEIEEATEKRLTSFLVADKVTIEKLGGQFYLYHYFSPDPPKGFSFCFQNKRFGIPGWDVWSERRLEDFGCPEVPPGVQESLRLENMIPRWGKELTSNTLALEAFLSKDSISFTKGCYVGQEIISRIHHIGEINQLLTLLIALDESIPQLGQLYYQSRPAGRLTSSGYSYGYNKAVALGYIRKEYRKEQGIVQIAGQSLKILKAPPPIG; encoded by the coding sequence ATGAACGAAAAAAAACTCTATGAAAGCTTGGTCCAAGGGAATCCCGGATGGTGTGAGCTTTCCGGTCAAGCGATTTGGAGAATCTCGGGAAGGGATAGGATCAAGTATCTCAATGGGCAACTCCCGGCGGATATCGCTTCTCTGCCCCCAGGCTGCGCGCTGCAAACGGCGGCACTCAACCGCAAGGGAAGAATGGATTGCGAACTCTGGATAGCCCATCATCCCGAGTTCCTCTTTGTAGACTGCCCAAAAGAGATTGAAGAAGCAACGGAAAAGCGGCTAACAAGTTTTCTTGTAGCGGATAAAGTTACCATAGAGAAGCTCGGCGGCCAGTTTTATCTCTACCATTATTTCAGTCCCGATCCACCCAAGGGTTTCTCCTTTTGTTTCCAAAACAAAAGGTTTGGCATTCCCGGATGGGATGTCTGGTCGGAGAGGAGACTGGAAGACTTTGGCTGCCCAGAAGTTCCTCCTGGCGTGCAAGAAAGCCTGCGGCTCGAGAACATGATTCCCCGGTGGGGCAAGGAGTTAACCTCCAACACCCTGGCCTTGGAAGCTTTTTTATCCAAGGATTCCATAAGTTTTACAAAAGGCTGTTATGTGGGACAAGAAATTATATCCAGGATTCATCACATAGGTGAGATAAACCAGCTTTTAACTCTCCTTATCGCTTTAGATGAAAGCATACCCCAGCTCGGGCAACTTTACTATCAATCCCGGCCTGCAGGCCGACTCACCTCTAGCGGCTATTCATACGGCTACAATAAAGCCGTTGCCCTAGGCTATATCCGCAAAGAGTACAGGAAGGAACAAGGGATCGTTCAAATAGCCGGCCAGTCCCTGAAAATCCTCAAGGCTCCACCCCCTATTGGCTAG
- a CDS encoding nucleoside deaminase encodes MGKEMTAQGGDERLSRDYYFMGLALEKAKEAFDNGEVPVGAVIVRGEEILGFGRNRVERHRDVTAHAEMEAIRQSQQRVGDWRLDSTTLYVTKEPCLMCWGAVFLSRIERVVFGISDPKQADFCCIKDFFTARKKPEILPGVRSQESLELMHQFFFILRNKKRELPRCNIGIS; translated from the coding sequence ATGGGAAAAGAAATGACTGCACAGGGTGGCGATGAAAGGTTGAGTCGGGATTACTATTTTATGGGACTAGCCCTGGAGAAAGCCAAGGAGGCTTTCGATAACGGTGAAGTTCCCGTTGGAGCCGTGATCGTCCGGGGAGAGGAAATATTGGGTTTTGGCCGCAACCGGGTTGAACGCCACCGGGATGTTACCGCTCATGCTGAAATGGAGGCCATTCGACAGAGTCAACAACGGGTTGGGGATTGGCGGCTTGATTCGACGACCCTGTATGTGACTAAAGAGCCCTGCCTCATGTGCTGGGGGGCTGTTTTTTTGAGCAGGATAGAACGGGTCGTCTTTGGAATTTCTGATCCTAAACAGGCGGATTTTTGTTGTATTAAAGATTTTTTTACGGCAAGAAAGAAACCTGAAATTCTACCGGGAGTCAGGTCCCAAGAATCTTTAGAGTTAATGCATCAATTTTTTTTTATTCTAAGAAATAAAAAAAGGGAGTTGCCACGTTGCAATATTGGTATTAGTTAA